The genomic region AAGGCACAGTACGTGATGCACGAGGGTTCACCTCGATCACGTAAATTTCACCATCCTGAACGGCAAGCTGAGTGTTCATCAAACCAACAACGCCAAGTTCTAGCGCCATGTTGGTGATCATCTCACGAATATCGTCTTGCACTTCTTTTGACAAAGAGTATGGAGGCAAAGAACACGCAGAGTCACCAGAGTGAACACCCGCTTGCTCGATATGCTGCATGATGCCGCCGATAACCACTTGATTACCATCGCTAATACAGTCGATATCAATCTCAATCGCGGCATTCAAGAAGTGATCTAGCAACACAGGGCTATCGTTAGACACTTTCACAGCACTGGTCATGTAACGCATCAATTCTTTTTCGTTGTACACGATTTCCATCGCGCGGCCGCCCAATACATAAGAAGGACGAACCACAAGTGGGTAACCGATTACGGCGGCTTTCGCTGCAGCTTGCTCAATACTACGCACTGTCGCGTTATGAGGCTGCTTGTAGCCCAAACGCTGGATCATGCTTTGGAAACGCTCACGATCTTCTGCACGGTCAATAGACTCTGGCGTTGTACCAATGATTGGCACGCCTTCGTTTTGCAAAGCACGAGCAATTTTAAGTGGTGTTTGACCACCGAACTGCACAATAACGCCTTTTGGTTTTTCTTTACGTACGATTTCCAACACGTCTTCAAGCGTTACTGGCTCGAAATACAAACGATCAGATGTATCGTAGTCAGTCGATACGGTTTCAGGGTTACAGTTCACCATGATGGTTTCGTAACCGTCTTCACGTAGACCTAGTGCTGCGTGTACACAGCAGTAATCAAATTCAATACCTTGACCGATACGGTTTGGACCACCACCAAGGATGATGATTTTATCGCGATCCGTTGGGGCTGCTTCACATTCATCTTCGTACGTTGAGTACATGTAAGCTGTATCAGTCGCAAACTCAGCAGAACAAGTATCTACACGTTTGTAAACTGGGTGAACATCCATCAAATAACGACGCTCACGCATAGACTTCTCAGTCACACTTAACAAGCTAGCAAGACGCGCGTCAGAGAAACCTTTACGCTTCAAACGACGAATTACGTCGTAAGTCATGTCGATCAGACCTTTGTCTGCCAACGCCAATTCTTCTTTGATCAAATCTTCGATTTGTACCAAGAACCAATGATCAACGCCTGTTGCAGCGTATACTTCGTCAACCGTCATGCCAGAACGGAAAGCATCACCAATGTACCAAATACGATCAGAACCTGGAGATTGAAGCTCGTAAGCCAATTTCTCTTTGCTGTTTTCTTCAGAGAAATCTAGCTGAGGGTTAAAGCCATCGGAGCCAGTTTCTAGACCGCGAAGCGCCTTTTGCAAAGACTCTTGGAAAGTACGGCCAATCGCCATGACTTCACCAACAGATTTCATTTGCGTCGTTAGACGATCATTAGCAGTTGGGAATTTCTCGAAAGTGAAACGAGGAATCTTAGTCACAACGTAGTCGATTGCTGGCTCGAAGCTCGCTGGCGTTTGGCCGCCAGTGATGTCGTTTTGCAACTCATCAAGGGTGTAACCAATCGCCAATTTCGCAGCGATTTTCGCAATTGGGAAACCCGTTGCTTTCGATGCCAAGGCAGACGAACGAGATACACGAGGGTTCATCTCAATAACCACAAGACGACCTGTTTGTGGATCCATACCAAACTGTACGTTAGAACCACCGGTTTCTACGCCGATCTCACGCAATACTGCCAAAGAGGCGTTACGCATGATTTGATATTCTTTGTCAGTCAAGGTTTGTGCTGGCGCAACGGTAATAGAGTCACCTGTGTGAACACCCATTGCGTCGAAGTTTTCAATTGCACAAACGATGATGCAGTTGTCTTTTTTGTCGCGGACAACTTCCATCTCATACTCTTTCCAACCGATCAAAGATTCATCGATTAGCAATTCATTGGTTGGAGACAGATCCAAACCACGAGTACAGATTTCGTCGAACTCTTCCATGTTGTATGCGATACCGCCACCGGTGCCGCCCATGGTGAAAGAAGGACGAATAATACAAGGGAAGCCAACTTCAGCTTGAACTTTAAGCGCTTCTTCCATGTTGTGGGCAATACCCGCACGCGGACATTCAAGGCCAATGGCACGCATCGCTAGATCAAAACGGCTACGATCTTCCGCTTTATCAATGGCGTCAGCTGTCGCACCGATCATTTCAACATTGTATTTTTCTAGCACACCGTGACGTTCAAGATCCAACGCACAGTTCAATGCCGTTTGACCACCCATCGTCGGTAAAACCGCGTCTGGACGTTCTTTCTCGATAATTTTTTCAACAGTTTTCCATTCAACTGGCTCGATGTAAGTCGCATCCGCCATTGATGGATCTGTCATAATGGTCGCTGGGTTTGAATTCACCAGAATAACGCGGAACCCTTCTTCACGAAGTGCTTTACACGCTTGCGCACCAGAATAGTCAAACTCACAAGCCTGACCGATAACAATCGGGCCAGCACCTAAAATTAAGACGCTTTTTATGTCAGTACGTTTTGGCATAATATTTCGCTCCGCTCCTACTTTTAGGCTTTAGTGGCTTTGATGTTTTCAATGAACTGATCGAACAGCGGCGCAACATCGTGTGGCCCCGGGCTCGCTTCAGGGTGACCTTGGAAGCTGAATGCACTCTTATCTGTACGTGCGATGCCTTGCAAAGAGCCATCGAACAAAGATTTGTGAGTCATCACAAGGTTAGCTGGCAAAGTGTCTTCGTCTACCGCAAAACCGTGGTTTTGGCTGGTGATCATCACTGTGCCTTTTTCAATTGCTTGTACCGGATGGTTTGCACCATGGTGACCAAACTTCATTTTCTTGGTTTTCGCACCAGAAGCCAAAGCCAAAAGTTGATGACCAAGACAAATACCAAAGACAGGAATCTCGGTTTCTAGGATCTCTTTAATGGCTTGAATCGCGTAATCACATGGCTCTGGGTCACCAGGTCCATTGGAAAGAAATACGCCATCTGGATTTAGCGCCAAAACATCACTTGCTGGCGTTTTTGCAGGAACAACAGTCAAACGGCAACCACGCTCAACCAACATACGTAGAATGTTACGTTTCACACCGTAGTCGTAAGCCACTACGTGGAAGTCAAAAGATTCAGGCGTCGTATGACCATTTACAAGATCCCAAGTAGACTCCGTCCACTCGTACGCTTTTTCAACAGTAACTTCTTTCGCTAAATCCATGCCTTTCAAGCCAGGGAACGCTTTGGCAGCAGCAACGGCAGCGGCTTCATCTAGGTTTTCACCTGCCATGATACAACCCGCTTGCGCGCCTTTTTCACGAAGGATACGAGTCAATTTACGCGTATCAATATCGGCAATACCAACCACGCCTTTGCGTTTCAAGTAAGAATCTAGAGACTCTTCAGAGCGCCAGCTACTAGCAACCAAAGGAAGATCACGAATGATCAAACCTTCACACCACACTTTATCGGATTCTTCATCTTCAGAGTTAACGCCAGTATTCCCGATGTGGGGATAGGTCAAGGTGACCATTTGTCGAGCATAGGAAGGATCGGTAAGAATTTCTTGATAACCAGTCATCGAGGTGTTGAAAACCACCTCGGCAGTTGAGGAGCCATCTGCTCCGATCGACACCCCTTTAAAAATCGTGCCGTCTTCCAGAGCCAGAATCGCTGATGTTGCCAAAGGAACCTCCCATTTAGAGACTATCAGGTTGCAAAAAAGCGAGATAAACCGGCGGCTCATCTCGCTTTTAAGAAATTGCGTTTTTGCCGTTCATCCATTGATGGATAACCAATGGATCTCGCGTTCAAAAAATCTGCCTAATTCTACTCTGATACGGATTTTGCGTCCACCGAATTGCCAAGAAAACAGGCAAAAACACGGCTTTTCAACGTATTTTTTCTTGACTTCTTAGTCAAGAATAAGCATAAAGTCAATTAATCGCTTAGCACAACAATCCATCAGCGACATTTTTGGCTGCATCGTATCCCTTTAAGTTACCCAACACTGTCAATGAAAACACCATCGCAGCGGCAGGCCCGCTACCAGTCAAAATATTGTCATCCATCACAACAGGTTCATCGGCAAGATACTCTGCCCCCGTCAACCCATCCTCAAACCCTGGGTAACAGGTCGCTTGTTTGTCCACCACAAAGCCATGGGTACCGAATACCACAGCGGGTGATGCACAAATAGCCGCTAATAAAGCATCTTCAATATCATGTTTTTCCAGCATGTCGATCAGTAACTCGCAATCACGCAAATGCTCTGCTCCAGGCATACCGCCCGCCAACACGACAGCATCAAAAATCTGATCCGCCACATCCGTCAATAAAACATCGGCTTCTAGTTTAATACCGTGAGCCATAACAATTTGCTTCGATTCATGAATACTCGCGACAGTAACATCGACACCACCGCGTCGTAACACATCGATAATCGTAATGGCTTCAATATCTTCATTGCCGTTAGCAATAGGAACTAATACCTTGCTCATACTTTCACCTCTTTCAAATACATTAATTCATTAAGGTCTCTACGACAGCTTCGTTTAAAGACCTTTCTATTTTCAGTGTAAACAAACAGGCCGCTTCTTGACCTTGCTCGGTCTGTCCTGTTTTTTCTATTTGATAATAATTTTTGCGGCGACCGACCAGTTCGAACCCCAAAGACTCATACAAGGAAATAGCCCCTAGATTCGACTCGCGCACCTCCAATAACAGCTCGCTGACATCTAACTGCACGACCGCTTCTGACCAAACCATCATCAACTGTCTGGCTAGCCCCTGTCTACGGACAGAGGAATCAATCACAATTAATTCTAATTCGGATTGATCAAGCACCACAGAAGCCGTTAACCAACCAACAATGGATTTTTGCGTTGCATCACCTAACTCAACCACCCAATTTTTGCGCGTTTTTAAGGCGTCAGTGATCAAACTTTCCCCCCAAGGATGAGGGTTAGACAAGGCATCGAGTTGAACAATAGAAAACAAATCTGACTCGGTCGCCAGACGGAAAGAAACGGAAGGAATCATAAAATTTCACGCCTCATTAAAGGCAAAGAGATTAACGGAAAAAGCTTGCCTGCATAACTTGCCACGCCTCTTTGCGCAGTTCAGGAATACGATGTAATTCAGACAAGCTAACAATGTGTGCAGTAGGATATTGCTTTAATAGACTTTCAGGCGGTAAATCTTCCACCAACTGAGTAATTTGCGCACCTGCGAGTACTAACCATGGTGTTTCAGGGAAGCCTTTTACCAAACGCCCCACATAGCTCTCTAACGCGCCAAACAGCCAATCAGTACGATTCAAAAAGTACGGGTTACGCAACTGCCCAGGCCAAGTAAAGGCACTGCCCTGCCATTCATCAATCGGCTGCTTTAACAAAGCTTGTCCCATTTTTAACGCCAAGCGCTCAATGTCTTCCGCCTGAGAAAACACCTGAGGCACATCACTTAAAATCAAGAGTTTATTAGACAAAGCATAAGCGTGAATATTCAATCGCGTAATTTGGGTATTTAGCGTTGGATCTGGCTCAACCACGATATCGACAGCCAACTCTTCGATTGGCTGTAAATCTTCCACAATAATTTCCGGTCCTGAATTTAACTGCTCACGAAGATTATGAACCAAAGGCTCTTTTTCTTCTGGCGATAATTTAGGGACAGGAGCAGGCTCAGGATCCGCCGCTTTAAAACCCATTGACGACGGCACCGAAGCGATATCCGCCGCGACATCAATATCAATTGGCCAAGGCTGAGGCGGCATAAAAACCGTCCCAGTTACATTGTCCGCAGCAGCCAACCAAGACACCACGCCCATTTGCGCTAAGCAATGCGTTTGAAAAGCCTGTTGAGGTGGTAATTCGCGGGACATAATAACCTTAATCGCAGTCGTAAAAGTGCACATTCATTGAATTGAATGTTGGTAAGCAAATATACCCGCTTACGTCGTGAGATGCCACTTGATGGCCTGAAGCTTGCTAGAGATATTTGCACGATGGCTGTGTATAATCGCAACCAATTTTGAACCTATTAAACTATTTCCCTAATATAACGCCCTATAAAAGGTAAAAGCATGACACACTTATTATCTCGTTTGATGATGATCGCGGCCGTTTCGATTAGCAGCCTCAGCTTCGCCGACAGCTTGCCAGACCTTAAAGGTCGCACTATTTTAGCTGTCACCGAAAATGCCTACACGCCACTGAACTTTGTCGACCCAGCAACAGGTGAAGGTATTGGTTGGGAATACGATGCCATGAACGAAATTGGCAAACGCCTAAACGCCAACATTGAATGGCACCTAAGCAGCTGGGACACCATGATTCAAGCCGTCAAACAAGGCCAATACGACGTCGGCATGGACGGCATTACCATTAATGAAGAACGTGCCGCGCAAATCGACTTCACCATTCCTTACATGACCTCTCAGCAATTCATGTTAGTGCGCGCCGATGAAGATCGTTTTAACGATGCAGAATCCTTTGCCGCCAACACAGATCTACAATTTGGCGCACAAGCGGGCACGACTAATTTCTATGTCGCGGTATACGACGTGCTTGATGGTGATGAAAACAACCCTCGCATCACCTTGTTGGACACTTTTGGCGCGTCAGTCCAAGCACTTAAATCTGGCGATGTGGACAGCGTATTAATGGATGCAGCCTCAGCTCGCGGTTACATCGGAGCGAATCCTGGCGCATTTAAAATTGTTGGTGGCCCGTTGGGGTCTGAAGATTTTGGATTCATTTTGGCACCAGGTTCTGATCTTGTTAAACCGATCAATGCGGCAATCAAAAGCATGAAACAAGACGGCACCTTAGAAGCGCTGAATAAAAAATGGTTCTTCGACTATAACCAGTAAAAAATTCCGGTAAATAGAAACAACCACACAGTAACGGAACGTCTACTCAAGGCCTTCCGTTATTAATTGAAGATGACCAAGGAATGGTCCTAATATGAATTGATTATGCCCTTTAAGAAATCCCTAGAACGCACGCCGTGGTGGCTCGTCACCATCATCATTATCGCTCTGGTTTTGTTATGGAACATGATTTCCGACCAAAGCTACCAACGCATCGCAGGCGCACTAAGCGAAGGGTTACTGACCACAATCGGCGTAACATTCACCGCTTTTATACTGGCAAGCTTACTTGGGTTACTCATTGCACTGGCAGGATTTTCTCGTCATCGCATACTTCGTGAATTCGCCCGCTTTTATGTAGAAATCTTCCGCGGCGTGCCGGTTCTCGTACTGCTGTTCTACATCGCCTTTGTTGGCGCACCGGAAATGGTAAAACTCTATAACTGGGTATTACAAGTTCCGATTGAAGCTGGCTGGATAGAAAAAGCCCGCACACGGGACTTCACCCTACTGTGGCGCGCCATTATTGCCTTAGCCATCAGCTACAGCGCTTTCATTGCCGAAGTATTCCGCGCAGGTATTCAAGAAGTCGGCAAAGGTCAAATTGAAGCCGCCAAAGCACTCGGCTTATCAAACTGGCACCGCTTCCGCCTTATCACCCTACCCCAAGCCATGCGTAAAATCTTACCGCCCCTTGGCAACGACCTTGTCGCCATGATCAAAGACTCTGCCCTAGTTTCAGTACTCGGCGTACAAGACATCACCCAACTCGGCAAAGTATTCAGCTCCTCCACCTTCCAATTCTTCGAAACCTACAACGTCGTCGCCTTCATGTACCTCATACTCACACTCAGCTTATCGCTCATGATCCGAGCCTTTGAAGCACATTTAAGACGCAATGATCATCATTGACTAGAGACACAACTGAGTAACTATCTCTATTCTAATTAAAGGAATGCACAATGATTAAACGAGAGCTAATTCTTCTACATTGATTCGTTCAACACGACTAAATCCCTTAGTTTTCTTGAACTCCATATTATGTTTAAAATTAGACATAGAATCTGATGGATCAATAGATTCTAAATTGAGGCGCTTTATTGTATTACGTGATACTAATACCGATAAAATGGGAGCTTCTTCTAAGTGACCTGTCTGTGTATTAAGTAATTCATCAACAGCAGTCACGACGACTAAATCGTCAGGAAGAGTTGCAAAAAGTTCATTAGCTACACGTAATACACAACTGCAAACATAGTCTTGATATATTTCATTAAACCTCCCCTTTGGCATAGATTTAATAGATAACTTACCACTTGCAAGTAAACTTTTTGATTTACTTGGCACTATTTCAGTACCGTGCACATTTATCGTTGCTTCTAGAACACCATTACCATAGAAAGAAATTTCTAAACTTGATCCAAGATTTGAAATCTCTGAAAACGGATCGAGACTTTTAATGACATCCTTTTTAGTCTCCACTTTACCAAGTAAAAGATCCTTAGCTATCTCTACTCTTTCTTTCCACTCTTCAAAGAGTTCCTGCCACTTAGCATATTCATGCTCATACTGATCTTTATCAATTTCAATAGCTTCAGTCACTTTTTGTTGAAATAGTTCTTTTTTCCTTACCTCTCGCTTAAATAATCGGTCTACAAAGCTAGGTTTATAATCTTCTAATACTTTAAGTGCTTCTAATTCTTTTTCATTATCAATTTGAGGTTTATGAGGCTGTTTTGATAAAGCAATCTCATGCCAATCTATTGAAGTGCTACACTCTTTATGGACTGACTGAATGATGTCTATTTGATTTTCATAGAGCTCAACCTCATATGCTGCTTGCTCAAGCGCCTGCATTTTATCGTATTGTTTGTGCTGCCTTTCAAGCTCTCTCTGCCTCTTTTTGGCATCGCGCTCTGCTGCACGAACCGCAGCACCAATTGAACGAACTGTTCCTTTCCATCCCATCCTTAATATCCTTTTTAAACGTCTATCATTTTATAAAAGTTCACTTCCAAATTTATACTAAGACGCTTTTCCACTTTCCACCACAAAAAAACCAACGCTAAGTTGGCTTTTGAATGCTGTACATGAAAACAAAAATAAATCCGCCGCCAATAGCCCGCAGTCATGAGCGAATAACATTTCGACGAAGGAGGCGGTAGTTTCGAGGAGAAATGTTATTCGGTCGATGACCGCAAAGACATATCCGCTGACTCAAACATCATGAGCGAATAACATTCCGACGAGGTAGGCGGTAGTTTCGAGAAAGAATGTTATTCGCTCTATGATTACAACAGTAGCTTAGCCATTAAACACGGGGATGATTTCTCTGCCGTATTTGGCGATGATTTCTTCTTCGTCGCCGCTGTCTAGGTAGATGTTAAACTGCGTGGTTCCCGCTGCTTCTAGGTCTTTAATCTTAGCGATGTGATCTTCTGGTGTACCCAATACACAGAAGCTTTTCACTATGTCTTCGGTAATGAAATCCAAGAATGGATTGTCGCTTTGGCCATGTTTTGAATAATCGTAACCACGGCGTTTTTCGATATAATCCGTCAAGCTTTTTGGCACTAAACCGGAGTCGCTGCCGTATTTTTCAACGATGTCTGCTACGTGGTTACCCACCATGGCAGGAAACCATTTAGTGTGTTCGATACAATAATCCATGTCGCCGAAGTAAGCAGGCGCGGCGGCTTGGACTTTAAAGTTAGACATATCACGTCCAGCAGCTTCACCAGCCGTAATAGATTGATCTTTAAACCATTTTACTAAATCTGGATCACCAATCTGCAATATCAAACCATCGCCTACTTCGCCTGCTGTCGCCAAGGCTTTCGGGCCATAAGCGCCAATCCAAACAGGCAATTCATAGCCTGTCGCCCAAGGCAATTTTACTGGTTCTGGGCATTCGCCATATTCCACTTCTTCACCGCGCACCATGGCTTTTACCTTGGTGGTAAATTCCGCGAGGCGCGCTAGCGTCGCTGGTTTTTTACCCATGACACGCATGGAAGAATCGCCACGACCAAGGCCGATGTCGAAACGACCATTACTTTGATGCGCCAAGCTCGCGTACAAGCTGGCAGACAAAGACCAATCACGAATATTTGGGTTAGTCACACAAGGGCCAAAACGCATAGTTTTGGTGTGCTCCATACACATTGCCATGGCCACAAATGACTCACGCCAAAGAATGTGAGAATCGTAAAACCAACAATAAGTGAAGCCAGCCGCTTCCGCCTGACGAACAAGATTTCGTGCGCGATCTGGGCTGACGAAGCCTTTAAACGTAATACCGAATTCCATAATGTGTTCCTCTTGTGATTATGTTTTTAATAGATTTTTTTATTAACAGTTAGATGGCGCTTTTAGGGCGTTACGAGCAAAACCAAGACAAGGCAAAAACAGACTAGAAAGCGGAGTTTATAAGTCATAAATGAGCATTTCGAGTCTGTTTTTAACAAAGTATTGGTGAGCGCAGTAGCCATAAACTAGTGTCCATCTGGTGGGCAGATACGCACCCCCGCATGACTAAACGGCACCTCTTTCGAAATATTCAGACGAATCAAAATCGGCGTTAGCGCTTCAACGCAACGGGCGCTTTCGGCCAAACCCGCGTTATAGGCTTTGGTGCCCATTTTTTCGATCAAAGCCATGACGCGTTTTTTGGCATCAAGGTCATTGCCGCACACCAAAATGTCGCAATTGATGCCACGCGATAAATCATTCAAGGTCACCGCTGACACGTTATGTAAGGCACCAACAACCGGGATGTCGTCGCCCAATAGCAATTGAGCCGATTCTGTCACCGAGCCAGCTGCTGGCATCACCACGGCTTTTGGGTTACCCGGAGCCAATGGCACAACGATGTCGACCAAGGTTTTACCAACGAGCAATGGCGCTAATGCGGTCAAAGTGGCATCGTGACCACTATAAGGAACTGATAAGATCACCAGATCTTCTGCAGCTTTGGCCGCGTCTTCCATCGACAAGCCAGTAATGTCCGCCTTGCAATCCTGCTCTGCCAAGGTGGCGATGAGCTGCTGCGCAGTTTCTGCTGCCTTGGCAGGATCGCGAGAACCTAATACCACGTTGACGCCAGCCAGCGCCAAACGCAGCGCAAGTCCTTTCCCTTGCGGGCCTGTTCCGCCAATAATGGCGACTTTATTGCTTACTTCGTTTTTCATCTAAAAAGATCCTCGTTATGAGCACGAATCAGGTCACGGCTCGAACTGTCGGTTTTTGACCAAGATAGGCCACG from Marinomonas rhizomae harbors:
- the carB gene encoding carbamoyl-phosphate synthase large subunit, with the protein product MPKRTDIKSVLILGAGPIVIGQACEFDYSGAQACKALREEGFRVILVNSNPATIMTDPSMADATYIEPVEWKTVEKIIEKERPDAVLPTMGGQTALNCALDLERHGVLEKYNVEMIGATADAIDKAEDRSRFDLAMRAIGLECPRAGIAHNMEEALKVQAEVGFPCIIRPSFTMGGTGGGIAYNMEEFDEICTRGLDLSPTNELLIDESLIGWKEYEMEVVRDKKDNCIIVCAIENFDAMGVHTGDSITVAPAQTLTDKEYQIMRNASLAVLREIGVETGGSNVQFGMDPQTGRLVVIEMNPRVSRSSALASKATGFPIAKIAAKLAIGYTLDELQNDITGGQTPASFEPAIDYVVTKIPRFTFEKFPTANDRLTTQMKSVGEVMAIGRTFQESLQKALRGLETGSDGFNPQLDFSEENSKEKLAYELQSPGSDRIWYIGDAFRSGMTVDEVYAATGVDHWFLVQIEDLIKEELALADKGLIDMTYDVIRRLKRKGFSDARLASLLSVTEKSMRERRYLMDVHPVYKRVDTCSAEFATDTAYMYSTYEDECEAAPTDRDKIIILGGGPNRIGQGIEFDYCCVHAALGLREDGYETIMVNCNPETVSTDYDTSDRLYFEPVTLEDVLEIVRKEKPKGVIVQFGGQTPLKIARALQNEGVPIIGTTPESIDRAEDRERFQSMIQRLGYKQPHNATVRSIEQAAAKAAVIGYPLVVRPSYVLGGRAMEIVYNEKELMRYMTSAVKVSNDSPVLLDHFLNAAIEIDIDCISDGNQVVIGGIMQHIEQAGVHSGDSACSLPPYSLSKEVQDDIREMITNMALELGVVGLMNTQLAVQDGEIYVIEVNPRASRTVPFVSKCIGRSLAQVAALVMAGKTLEELGFTKEIIPSYYSVKEAVFPFNKFQGVDPILGPEMKSTGEVMGVGDTFAEAFGKAVLGGGTELPTSGRAFISVRDMDKEGAVDVARRLAELGFDLVGTEGTAKYLTERGVEVRKVNKVNEGRPHIVDMMKNGEIDYIINTTSGTQAIADSSVIRRTALQRKVCYTTTLAGAEATSMAISLTGETKVRRLQDLHLGK
- the carA gene encoding glutamine-hydrolyzing carbamoyl-phosphate synthase small subunit, giving the protein MATSAILALEDGTIFKGVSIGADGSSTAEVVFNTSMTGYQEILTDPSYARQMVTLTYPHIGNTGVNSEDEESDKVWCEGLIIRDLPLVASSWRSEESLDSYLKRKGVVGIADIDTRKLTRILREKGAQAGCIMAGENLDEAAAVAAAKAFPGLKGMDLAKEVTVEKAYEWTESTWDLVNGHTTPESFDFHVVAYDYGVKRNILRMLVERGCRLTVVPAKTPASDVLALNPDGVFLSNGPGDPEPCDYAIQAIKEILETEIPVFGICLGHQLLALASGAKTKKMKFGHHGANHPVQAIEKGTVMITSQNHGFAVDEDTLPANLVMTHKSLFDGSLQGIARTDKSAFSFQGHPEASPGPHDVAPLFDQFIENIKATKA
- a CDS encoding DJ-1 family glyoxalase III, producing MSKVLVPIANGNEDIEAITIIDVLRRGGVDVTVASIHESKQIVMAHGIKLEADVLLTDVADQIFDAVVLAGGMPGAEHLRDCELLIDMLEKHDIEDALLAAICASPAVVFGTHGFVVDKQATCYPGFEDGLTGAEYLADEPVVMDDNILTGSGPAAAMVFSLTVLGNLKGYDAAKNVADGLLC
- a CDS encoding GNAT family N-acetyltransferase, whose protein sequence is MIPSVSFRLATESDLFSIVQLDALSNPHPWGESLITDALKTRKNWVVELGDATQKSIVGWLTASVVLDQSELELIVIDSSVRRQGLARQLMMVWSEAVVQLDVSELLLEVRESNLGAISLYESLGFELVGRRKNYYQIEKTGQTEQGQEAACLFTLKIERSLNEAVVETLMN
- a CDS encoding transporter substrate-binding domain-containing protein, producing MTHLLSRLMMIAAVSISSLSFADSLPDLKGRTILAVTENAYTPLNFVDPATGEGIGWEYDAMNEIGKRLNANIEWHLSSWDTMIQAVKQGQYDVGMDGITINEERAAQIDFTIPYMTSQQFMLVRADEDRFNDAESFAANTDLQFGAQAGTTNFYVAVYDVLDGDENNPRITLLDTFGASVQALKSGDVDSVLMDAASARGYIGANPGAFKIVGGPLGSEDFGFILAPGSDLVKPINAAIKSMKQDGTLEALNKKWFFDYNQ
- a CDS encoding amino acid ABC transporter permease, encoding MPFKKSLERTPWWLVTIIIIALVLLWNMISDQSYQRIAGALSEGLLTTIGVTFTAFILASLLGLLIALAGFSRHRILREFARFYVEIFRGVPVLVLLFYIAFVGAPEMVKLYNWVLQVPIEAGWIEKARTRDFTLLWRAIIALAISYSAFIAEVFRAGIQEVGKGQIEAAKALGLSNWHRFRLITLPQAMRKILPPLGNDLVAMIKDSALVSVLGVQDITQLGKVFSSSTFQFFETYNVVAFMYLILTLSLSLMIRAFEAHLRRNDHH
- a CDS encoding TIGR03842 family LLM class F420-dependent oxidoreductase, whose amino-acid sequence is MEFGITFKGFVSPDRARNLVRQAEAAGFTYCWFYDSHILWRESFVAMAMCMEHTKTMRFGPCVTNPNIRDWSLSASLYASLAHQSNGRFDIGLGRGDSSMRVMGKKPATLARLAEFTTKVKAMVRGEEVEYGECPEPVKLPWATGYELPVWIGAYGPKALATAGEVGDGLILQIGDPDLVKWFKDQSITAGEAAGRDMSNFKVQAAAPAYFGDMDYCIEHTKWFPAMVGNHVADIVEKYGSDSGLVPKSLTDYIEKRRGYDYSKHGQSDNPFLDFITEDIVKSFCVLGTPEDHIAKIKDLEAAGTTQFNIYLDSGDEEEIIAKYGREIIPVFNG
- the npdG gene encoding NADPH-dependent F420 reductase, producing MKNEVSNKVAIIGGTGPQGKGLALRLALAGVNVVLGSRDPAKAAETAQQLIATLAEQDCKADITGLSMEDAAKAAEDLVILSVPYSGHDATLTALAPLLVGKTLVDIVVPLAPGNPKAVVMPAAGSVTESAQLLLGDDIPVVGALHNVSAVTLNDLSRGINCDILVCGNDLDAKKRVMALIEKMGTKAYNAGLAESARCVEALTPILIRLNISKEVPFSHAGVRICPPDGH